The region TCCTTGTGTTATTTATGCCATCAGTAAGTGGTCAACATAACCGTATTTGTTATTGCATTTAGCAAGGCATCAGCCACACACAACCACTCAACAGAAAGAAGGTGGCTGGTGGTCACAGCCAAAGATAGACCCAGCTCGGTCAAGTGCccctcacacactcacattgtTCTGTGTCCAGCTGTGCCTTGTTCTTCTGTGGGCTGAGATGACGACAGAAACAAGTGAgggggtggagagagagagagagagagagagggagactgaTTCAGATCCAGAGCAGTATGCTCATTCTGTGTTAACATCTCACTTTGATATCAATGCATGCAGCCTGAGGTAAAATTATTTCAATTACACTTTATGTTAGATGAACCTGTCTCTAACTACCGTACATCCTTTCAGTTTGTctgctgcattttgtttttgcttattCTGCTCTTAAGCCCTTTCTGTCGTGGACTGCTGTGGAATGTATTCGTTGACAGTAGTCAGTGAGGGGGCTAATACGTGTAGGCATGTAGGGCATAAAAAGCCATTCTGGGGTCCAAAGGACAGCTGTTAAGACAAAGGCGTCAAGTGTTTACATTCTGTCAGGAGTAGTTATACTGCAGGAGTGGTTTAAGCTGTTTGCTCAGGGGTATTTGCACACTGAGCCTTGTTAGCAAAACCTGTCTTCATAAAGACACAAGGTTCTGTTCAGAGTCAGACGCCAGCTCCTTGGCTTTCAGTGTACCTCCAACTTGGTTAAATGGTAAGccagtttgttttaaaaaccaACCAGAGCTCAACATGCCTAAATCTATCTAACCCTATGACATCTACATATTTATGCCTGTGCCGGTACTTTTGGTAATAAGTGATTTAAGTCATTGAGTTTAACTTCTACCCCTTCCTGGTATTCTGTCCTATTACAGAGCCTGAATTGAAAATCTATATCCCAAGATGCAGTGGTGCAGGTGGGCTGGCAGTTGGAGATCACACCTACCAAGACAGGTAAGAGGCGTGTGTATACTTGTCCCagaaggggtggggggaggTGGGTGTTGTAGAGGGCAAATAAAGTGGCAGTCTAAagggcagcaggacagactATACTTGTGTGTAGGACTTGAAGAAGGTGGCAGATAGTGTAACGCAGACATGGAAACGGGTACaggatgaagaaaaaaaacaactcttgGGACTTTTACTTGAATCTACAGTGGGATAATTAATTAAGTTGATTTTGGAGTTGTTTTTTGTGATGGCAGAAATGAAATGACAGAAGAAGCAAGCTCTGAATTTAACAGTTTGAGtgggattttttaaaatctgttacTGGGACAAATTTACCTGTGGATCACACATATTCAGCTGGGAGCAgttttccccttttttctgACAAGGATGTGACCGCTGTTTCTGTAAATAGTCTCAGTTTTTATTGACACAACTTGGAAGGAACCAGTTCTGTTGCTTAAAGGCACATAGGATCTAGTGTTTCAGCCTCAGCgtgtgtttatatttatctATATACTTCACCATGCAGTCTGCAGGGCCGGAGATTGAGGACTCTTTCGACTTTCTGTTTAAAATCATCCTGGTCGGGGACTCTGATGTGGGGAAGACCTGTGTGGTCCAGAGCTTCAAGTCTGGCATATTCATAGAGAAGCAGCAAAACACCATCGGGGTCGACTTTACTGTTCGCACCCTGGACATCGATGGCAAGAGGGTGAAGGTAGGTGATGATTCTTTCTTGTTAAACTCTTCGttcatttaaaagttttttttatttctttgtccAACCCAGTTCAGTTTTCATCAGACTTATTCTTAGACCACAGCTTGTAATGCACATCTCCACGTATATTCTggatcatttcattttataacgggtacatttttattaacaaaaaacatGGATGTGTGAGATGTGTCTGTGGATTTACTCTAGTCTTAAAGTGACTAACCCCTCTGCTTGTTTGAGTCAACCAGTGTCTTTTTTCCCTTTAGAGAAAGAGGACTGGCAAATAATATCACCTGTGTGTTAGCTTTCTGGgtgtgttcatttgttattAACACACCCTGCATGGATGTCTTGATATGCTAATCAGTTTGGGGTTCTGTAAACACAATCATTGTTCAAAAAGGACTGATCACCTTTAGagctttttatgtttgttttggagacACACTTAACCCACATTTATTAACCCAGAGTAACCACTGAATTCATATTggatttgtgttgtgtgtgttactgCAGATGCAGGTGTGGGACACAGCAGGACAGGAGCGTTTCCGCACCATAACTCAGAGCTACTACCGCAGTGCCCACGGGGCCATAGTGGCCTATGACATCACACGCCGCACTACATTTGAATCGGTTTCCCACTGGATCAGGGAGGTGGAGCAGTATGGAGCTGCCAGTGTGCTACTTATCCTCATTGGTAAGTGGagtgaaaataatataataataattataagtaactagatgttttttttaacactttaaatTGTATACAAAATAATATTCTTTTAATATTCTTTTCATACAGGACATCAGTGTTTAGACTGTGTCTCTTTCAAGTTTTCAACTTTACTAATGCTACTTGGAGAGACAGCAGCTCCACTTCTCGACCACTTAAACTTTACTTGTAATTATCTGTTTTACCTTCTCTGCTCACTGGCTTTTGCGTATTTACTCTCAGCAGCAGATAGTGCTGGTCTAGTTTATTGGTTATTGTGACAGTAAATATGCTGAAGACCAGCCACATGCACTTTTGTTATcttatttgtgttgtttattttccccCTTTACACAAATATGTGGTCATATTTTTAAAGCCATCAGGGATAgtcctttaaaggttcagtgtgtaggttttgttggcatctagtggtgagtgtTGCGAATTGCAGCCAGTGGCTCATGGTGCATTTATGTGCTcatcggatggtcccatttcccatGTTGTGAAGTctttcttccgacttcagtgtgtgttcaggtgcttataagtcggaatgtggaaacCATATGGGCGCTACTActaagatgtgttggattatcaTTATCAGAGCTTATAAACAACATGGCGATGTCCATGTTAAGGGGGATctgcagtgtatgtagatagaaatggctcattctaaggtaataaaaacactgtttgtAACTATGTAAGGgcatacaccactgaaaacatagttattttatttgcatttttgtcaATATAGCCTCCTAAATAATACACACTGATCCTTAATCGACAATAGAAAAAGAATCTATTACTTTTCTATACACctattttactgtttaaataatttacatttattcatttagctgacgcttttatcctaagcgacttacaattgctatacatcagagtttgcacgcctctggaacaactaggggttaagtgtcttgctcagggacacattggtggatgggtcacagtggattcgggtctctcacaccaaaggcatgtgtcttatctatTGTGCCATCACTACCCAGCCAATAAGTCCAATCTTCCAGCTTCTCCAaagtgaagatttgctgcttttctttgattTATATctttgtaaactgaatatctttgggttttggactgctggttTGTTGAGCTGAAACAATGTGACATGTTAACTATACACACTTCCTGTTGTGTTCTTCACTGCAGGTAATAAGTCAGACCTCCAAGCTCAGAGGCAGGTGTTGTTCGAGGATGCGTGCACTCTGGCGGAGAACAAGGGTGTGCTGGCTGCTCTTGAAACCTCAGCCAAGGAGGCCCAGAACGTGGAGGCGGCCTTCATCCTCATGGCCCGGGAGCTGCTGGCACGCAACGGCATGACCATCACAGACGAGGCCTCTCAAGGCTCGCCTCAATTAATTTTGAGTAACAGCTCCCACCCAGTCCTTGGTACTGCGTCCTCAGACAGAAAGTGTGGGTGCTGAGCGGACGTGTTGTTTAAGACTTGAAAATTGGTGTTGACAGTCTCAGTGTACAAGTGTTTTTAATAAGAGGTTTAGTTTTAGGAGAACTACATATGAACTCCATATgttgcaatgtgtgtgtgtgaatataagttgtgtatgttttatattgatatttataCAGTCAGTAGAATCAATAACACAGGTTTTAATGACGGTTGCTTCTGAGGATAACTGCTGCTGAATGTGATAATGACTCCAGCAGTACAAACTTTGCTGGAGGACTCTGTACTAAGACTGTACTATGGAAATACAGAATGTTTTCACTTGACAGGgcacatgtttttgtgtcttccATCCTTTTTAATTGGTCTTTAATTCAGTACTGCTTTTAAAGTACATTACCAGAGTTCACAGTTTAAACCTGCAATTGAAATCTCCTGCAAATCATTCAGTGTCATACCTGTCAGTTACAAATATGACAAACAAGCACTTTATGACACAGGAGCTGCCACTGTAATTAAATTTGTTCTCCCACAAAAGTCTTCTAATACAGACATTAACCATTCGTAAGATTTTCAGAACTACTTGACAGAAAAATAGCACCCTTTTCATTTCTAGGTACTTCGTCTGATTCAGACACTTTCATAAAATAGcactaaaataaaattaccGTACTATTGATTCAGTAAAAAGCAAAACTGGCAGCTTAATCTCGACAGCATTAGTGGTTTACACATTCACcctatcttaaaaaaaaaaacaagctgacagcagtaaaaacaaacaaagaactGATCTAGTTGGGTGGGTGTATATTTAGGAAAGGCAAGATGACCCAGTTAGGTAGAGTGTTGTACAAAGAAAATCCATCTTATCTTGATTAAGGTGAAACATTGTTTGAACTCTCATCCATGATAGTGTAATAAAAATACACGCAAGTCAACACTTAAACTAAAGGGTGATtcttgtatttttaaacctgtgcCCTATTATTTTTAACCACATATTTTAGGGGTTCTAAATGACTACATACAGTTTTGTAATTGGTCCAGCAGATCGCCTCAGCAGCCGCAAAACGAGCTACAGTGGCTACAGCGTAATCCGTCAAATATAGCCCATTACAAGTGCTTTAAGATGACTTAGTtttccactgcctgctttgtgcAAACACTTGCCTCTCGCAAGATTTCAGAGTGAGCGAGacttctgtgtctgtcagtggcTAAAACAAGCACTTGGAGTAGATGTACTTTTGAGGGGTGCAATTGCCTGCAAGGATTTCATTGTAGCCATTGCAGCCTGTTTTGCAGCTGCCAGCTGAGGTGAACTAATGGTACCTATAATTTTTTATAGTCATTTAGACCCTAAAATATGTAGGGtccatttttaaaatgaccagAAATACCCTTTAACAATGTGAAGAGAAAGCAAAGGCATAAAGGAAGCACGTACGACTTGATGACCTAGAATCCTtgactttatatatatatatatatatatatatatatatatagtaagtaGGGCCATCAGAaacatgggtgtgtgtgttcaggaaaaatgcaaaaaaagtaCTGCAGCAGTGTGTCACACACTACAAAGCATGACCGACTTAAAATGTGCGTCCCTTTACTATATTAAGTGTAAACCTGCATATTGGCTGATTCTATGACACTTCTCTCTAAGAACTAGCCATAGTAACAGCTTCATCTCCCCAGTGACAATCGGGGGCTTAGattagaaaacaaaatacacgCATAAAGTTTCTGCTACTACCTGTTAAGTTCCATTAAGATCTGTTTATTGGACGGCTTTGAGTTGAAGCCTGAGTTTGACAGACTCGAGCTGCGCATCCTACTCCAGAGGCCAGCCTTCCTGCTGAAACACCAGCTCCACCGCCTCCTTTACATCCTGCACCACGAAGGACGGCTGGGTGAGGCTGGGGTCAAAGCGGAAGTCCCTGTGACCGTGGAAGATTCGCTGCTCAGTGACAGTGTGCGTCGGGTCTGAGGGCAGCTCCTGCTCGTCTCTGCTGTACACCCCTGTGCACACCAGCATGGAGACGCACCCCTCGGGGAGGTCCTCCTCTGTCCCATACATACTTGACGCTCCGCCTAGTTCAGCTGATGTCATTTTAGGGGCTTCATCGACAGCTTCTGCCAAGGGATCTGCACCTCCTGCGCCACTCTTAGCCTGCATCTGGGCCTTGGTACGCAGAGAAGCCTGGAGGTAGCGGTTGTAGAGGTTGGCACCGTATATGTCAGCCATGGGGTTATCACTATAAAGAGAGGCAGAGTGACAACACATTAAAATGGACCTTCACATCAAACAGAAAAGGACAAACCTCATGATTCTTAGTATCAAATGTGGGTCTCAAGTCAAGAGAAGACTGAGTCACTCACCCTATAGCATATAGCCTCTTCACAGGTGTGGTCCAGCCAAGGCTCTCTGCCTGCTGCCTAATCAGCAGCTCAGCGTAGTTATAAGTCACCACACTGGGTTTACCGATCAGAGCCTCGTACTTCAGCTCATAGCCCGTGACCTTCTTGTACAGGCTCTCCAAGCACACCAGGAACATCCCGTGACCAAACCTATGAGACAGAgacattaaatataataatactgtGGTGAaaacttttattaatttttcagGGTGTCATATAAATCctaatgtgtctttttttcacacacacacacagtacctgGGATTCTTTGCCTCGGCCATCCACAGCAGGTCCATGTTACAGGCCAGGATCGGGATGTGAGGGTACTGCATCGAACTCCAGGCGTTGTCTGGGTTCCCATTTGTTAGGAGCACGTCAACGATAAGCTGGAGGTTGGTCTCCCATCGGATTGGCTCAC is a window of Micropterus dolomieu isolate WLL.071019.BEF.003 ecotype Adirondacks unplaced genomic scaffold, ASM2129224v1 contig_10527, whole genome shotgun sequence DNA encoding:
- the LOC123965639 gene encoding ras-related protein Rab-19 — its product is MQWCRWAGSWRSHLPRQSAGPEIEDSFDFLFKIILVGDSDVGKTCVVQSFKSGIFIEKQQNTIGVDFTVRTLDIDGKRVKMQVWDTAGQERFRTITQSYYRSAHGAIVAYDITRRTTFESVSHWIREVEQYGAASVLLILIGNKSDLQAQRQVLFEDACTLAENKGVLAALETSAKEAQNVEAAFILMARELLARNGMTITDEASQGSPQLILSNSSHPVLGTASSDRKCGC
- the hdhd5 gene encoding haloacid dehalogenase-like hydrolase domain-containing 5, which translates into the protein MQRIRTLKTGWQRLKSCCEGAAKLVNTSPSASRNYSSLPPQNPNSFGLLFDIDGVLVRGRTPIPAAKQCFRNLVDHNGKYKVPVVFVTNAGNCMRQTKAEHLSHLLEVEVSPDQVMLSHSPLRMFTSFHKMRVLVSGQGPVVEVAHNLGFQDVVTIDMLREAYPLLDVVDHNRRPKDGIPPTKGLRPIHAVILFGEPIRWETNLQLIVDVLLTNGNPDNAWSSMQYPHIPILACNMDLLWMAEAKNPRFGHGMFLVCLESLYKKVTGYELKYEALIGKPSVVTYNYAELLIRQQAESLGWTTPVKRLYAIGDNPMADIYGANLYNRYLQASLRTKAQMQAKSGAGGADPLAEAVDEAPKMTSAELGGASSMYGTEEDLPEGCVSMLVCTGVYSRDEQELPSDPTHTVTEQRIFHGHRDFRFDPSLTQPSFVVQDVKEAVELVFQQEGWPLE